From Nitrobacter sp. NHB1, a single genomic window includes:
- a CDS encoding cupredoxin domain-containing protein, whose amino-acid sequence MKRGGHVLIVAVLRTAVLGIAVLGIAALGISVPARAATVQISIHDLVYAPAETTAKVGDTVEWVNNDVFVHSATARNGDWDVELPPQKTVTLVLKKPGVVDYYCRYHPNMKGRLTIAP is encoded by the coding sequence ATGAAGCGGGGCGGACATGTCCTGATCGTTGCAGTCTTGAGGACAGCAGTCTTGGGGATCGCAGTCCTGGGGATCGCAGCTTTGGGAATATCCGTCCCGGCCCGTGCGGCGACGGTTCAAATCTCGATACACGATCTTGTTTACGCGCCGGCAGAGACGACCGCCAAGGTCGGCGACACCGTCGAATGGGTCAACAACGACGTCTTCGTGCATAGCGCGACGGCACGAAACGGCGACTGGGACGTCGAATTGCCGCCGCAGAAGACTGTGACATTGGTGTTGAAGAAGCCGGGGGTGGTCGACTATTATTGCCGCTACCATCCCAACATGAAGGGCAGGCTGACAATCGCGCCATAG
- a CDS encoding DUF4142 domain-containing protein codes for MLVRLSAAIAAAVLLTGVAFAQDAKLTDPQIAHIAYTAGVIDITAAKQALKKSENKDVKAFAADMVRDHEAVNEKALALVKKLKVIPEDNATSRTLSKNAAAELEKLSKLKGAAFDKAYVDNEVAYHKAVDNALETQLIPSASNPELKSLLQTALKIFEGHEQHAEHVAAELK; via the coding sequence ATGCTTGTTCGACTGAGCGCGGCGATCGCCGCTGCAGTGCTACTGACCGGCGTCGCCTTCGCGCAGGATGCGAAACTTACCGATCCGCAGATTGCGCATATCGCCTACACTGCCGGCGTCATCGATATCACAGCGGCGAAGCAGGCGCTGAAGAAATCCGAGAACAAGGACGTGAAGGCCTTCGCCGCCGATATGGTGCGCGATCACGAGGCGGTGAACGAGAAGGCGCTCGCACTGGTCAAGAAGCTCAAGGTCATCCCCGAAGACAACGCCACCAGCCGCACGCTGTCCAAGAACGCCGCGGCCGAGCTCGAGAAGCTGTCGAAGCTGAAGGGCGCGGCGTTCGACAAGGCCTACGTCGACAACGAGGTCGCTTATCACAAGGCAGTCGATAACGCACTCGAAACCCAGCTCATTCCGTCGGCCAGTAATCCTGAGCTGAAGAGCCTGCTGCAGACGGCGCTGAAGATCTTCGAGGGCCACGAGCAGCACGCCGAACACGTCGCGGCCGAGCTGAAGTAA
- a CDS encoding RNA polymerase sigma factor, translating into MQQVQSRPAAGPCDDDDELIRRARVRDESAIRAIMQANNRKLYRIARGILRNDSEAEDVVQETYVRAFTHLDSFRGDSRLATWLARIAMNEALGRLRRQRPSVDWTTLEESGASNARIIRFPVSAFVDDPEKTMAQREIQHIVEHAVDELPEAFRIVFITRVIEGMNVEETAEILDLKPETVKTRLHRARTMLRANVEKKIGPVVMEAFPFAGKRCARLTDAVLGRLGLTK; encoded by the coding sequence ATGCAACAGGTTCAGTCCCGGCCGGCCGCCGGCCCGTGCGATGACGATGATGAACTGATTCGCCGCGCCCGCGTGCGTGACGAAAGCGCGATCCGCGCCATTATGCAGGCGAACAATCGCAAGCTCTACCGGATCGCCCGCGGCATCCTGCGCAACGACAGCGAGGCCGAGGATGTCGTGCAGGAAACCTACGTTCGTGCCTTCACGCATCTCGATAGCTTTCGTGGCGATTCCCGTCTTGCAACCTGGCTGGCGCGCATCGCCATGAACGAGGCGCTTGGCCGGCTGCGGCGCCAGCGCCCGAGCGTTGACTGGACTACGCTGGAGGAGTCCGGGGCGTCGAACGCCCGTATCATCCGGTTCCCCGTTTCCGCCTTCGTCGATGATCCGGAAAAAACCATGGCCCAGCGCGAAATCCAGCATATCGTCGAGCACGCGGTTGATGAACTGCCCGAGGCGTTCCGCATCGTCTTCATCACGCGCGTGATCGAGGGCATGAACGTGGAGGAAACGGCTGAGATCCTCGACCTCAAGCCGGAAACCGTGAAGACGAGGCTACATCGCGCCCGCACGATGTTGCGCGCCAACGTGGAAAAGAAGATCGGCCCGGTCGTGATGGAGGCCTTTCCTTTCGCTGGCAAACGCTGCGCACGTCTGACCGACGCGGTGCTCGGTCGGCTCGGTCTGACCAAATAA
- a CDS encoding SCO family protein codes for MTNKATRPLIVFAAFAGSLAVGLTVVLWLLGGLTSKPAVASIGGPFQLTDQTGQTVTEKSLVGRPTIVFFGYTHCPDVCPTSLFEMSQVLRAMGKDADRVNAYFVTVDPERDTQATMKEYLSSFDPHLKGLTGDQAAVTKMLSEYRVFAKKIPLQDGSYSMDHTALIYLMDRDGHFVSPFNLKRTPEAAAADLKRYL; via the coding sequence ATGACAAATAAAGCCACCCGCCCGCTGATTGTGTTTGCGGCCTTCGCCGGCAGCCTGGCCGTCGGCCTCACGGTGGTGCTGTGGCTGCTCGGCGGGCTGACCAGCAAACCGGCGGTGGCTTCGATCGGCGGCCCGTTCCAACTGACCGACCAGACCGGCCAGACCGTCACCGAAAAGAGTCTGGTGGGCCGCCCGACGATCGTCTTCTTCGGCTACACCCATTGTCCCGACGTCTGCCCGACCTCGCTGTTCGAGATGTCGCAGGTGCTGCGGGCGATGGGCAAGGATGCCGACCGCGTCAACGCCTATTTCGTGACGGTCGATCCGGAGCGCGATACGCAGGCCACGATGAAGGAGTATCTCTCCAGCTTCGATCCGCACCTGAAAGGCTTGACCGGCGATCAGGCGGCGGTCACGAAGATGCTGTCCGAATATCGGGTCTTCGCCAAAAAGATTCCGCTGCAGGATGGAAGTTACTCGATGGATCATACGGCGCTGATCTATCTGATGGATCGCGATGGCCACTTCGTCTCGCCGTTCAATCTCAAACGCACGCCCGAAGCGGCCGCCGCCGATCTCAAGCGCTATCTGTAG
- a CDS encoding glycosyltransferase family 2 protein: MAELDHVEDSKRVEGRGRAAAPRCDGPKGSPLPPPAFPAGVVRILQSSNDNWLRDPEPGPASELDCLRHVLAPTLLRAAEARGREVEIGADQALIRSGVINEDTYLQTLSLHTGLAIETFADASRADCALPDRHLPRAAEHGLLPLRRDGKLIWAIAPRGFGARRLCRLTAMYPSLCDRVRLTSTRDLNQFLLRRTGDVLGQSAANALGRRFPALSAAPVADGSPRGLRAMRRRAQTGALAVMMTLTPASTLDIGGSVLAVWFLAFIGLRLAASLRPLRPTVRPPRTPDGHLPVYTVIAALYREAASVAPLMQAIGALDYPREKLDVIIVIELDDLETRAALARLGPMPQVQVLLAPAIGPRTKPKALNCALPFARGSFTAVFDAEDRPDPGQLRAALDAFRTQGTDVACVQASLCIENQSDSWLSRMFAAEYAGQFDVFLPGLASFGVPLPLGGSSNHFRTAVLREVGGWDAYNVTEDADLGFRLARFGYRSTTFVSTTFEEAPVRFGGWLRQRSRWMKGWMQTWSVHMRRPWRLWWEAGAKGFLTLNAVVGGNVLTALAFPVLVVNVAFDAMARFGMTDWFAANPVTPLHWTTIAAGFVSTIVVALMGLARRGQLRQGWILALTPVYWACLSIAAWRALYQLLSEPYRWEKTEHGLSSQIRSNAASQTPASRAMATPRRQRYR; this comes from the coding sequence TTGGCGGAACTGGACCATGTTGAGGATAGCAAGCGGGTCGAGGGTCGCGGGAGGGCCGCTGCGCCCCGCTGCGACGGGCCTAAGGGGTCGCCGCTCCCGCCGCCGGCCTTTCCCGCGGGCGTTGTTCGCATTCTGCAATCGAGCAACGACAACTGGCTGCGTGACCCGGAGCCGGGCCCGGCGAGCGAACTGGATTGCCTGCGGCACGTTCTCGCTCCGACCCTGCTGCGCGCGGCCGAGGCGCGCGGCCGGGAGGTGGAAATCGGCGCGGATCAGGCGCTGATCCGGTCGGGCGTCATTAACGAAGACACTTACCTGCAAACGCTCTCCCTTCACACAGGTCTTGCGATCGAGACATTCGCAGACGCATCCCGCGCCGATTGCGCCTTGCCCGACCGCCACCTGCCCCGCGCTGCGGAACACGGACTGCTTCCGCTGCGCCGGGATGGGAAGCTGATCTGGGCCATCGCACCGCGCGGTTTCGGCGCGCGACGGCTCTGCCGCCTGACTGCTATGTATCCGTCGTTATGCGACCGGGTCCGTCTGACATCGACGCGAGACCTCAATCAGTTTCTGCTGCGGCGGACCGGCGACGTGCTCGGCCAGTCCGCCGCCAATGCGCTCGGTCGGCGATTCCCGGCCCTGTCGGCCGCGCCGGTTGCCGACGGTTCCCCCCGCGGGCTGCGCGCAATGCGGCGCCGCGCACAGACCGGCGCTCTCGCCGTCATGATGACGCTGACGCCAGCCTCCACCCTGGATATCGGGGGCAGCGTGCTGGCGGTATGGTTTCTCGCATTCATCGGCCTGCGGCTCGCGGCCAGCCTGCGGCCGTTGCGCCCGACGGTGCGACCGCCGCGCACCCCCGACGGCCATCTGCCTGTCTACACCGTGATCGCGGCGCTGTATCGCGAAGCGGCATCGGTCGCACCGCTGATGCAGGCCATCGGCGCCCTGGACTACCCGCGCGAAAAGCTCGACGTCATCATCGTGATCGAGCTCGACGATCTCGAAACCCGCGCCGCCCTTGCGAGGCTCGGCCCGATGCCGCAGGTCCAGGTCCTGCTCGCCCCGGCGATAGGGCCGCGCACCAAGCCGAAGGCGCTCAATTGCGCGCTGCCGTTCGCGCGCGGCAGTTTCACCGCCGTGTTCGATGCCGAAGACCGTCCCGATCCGGGCCAGCTTCGCGCCGCGCTCGACGCCTTTCGCACTCAAGGCACTGACGTGGCCTGCGTTCAGGCCAGCCTCTGCATCGAAAATCAGTCGGACAGCTGGCTCTCGCGCATGTTCGCCGCCGAATATGCCGGACAGTTCGACGTCTTCCTTCCCGGACTCGCATCATTCGGCGTGCCGCTGCCGCTCGGCGGATCGTCGAACCACTTCCGTACCGCGGTCCTTCGCGAGGTGGGCGGCTGGGATGCCTACAACGTCACCGAGGACGCCGACCTCGGCTTTCGGCTGGCGCGCTTCGGCTACCGCTCGACCACCTTCGTATCGACAACGTTCGAGGAGGCGCCGGTGCGTTTCGGCGGATGGTTGCGCCAGCGCTCGCGCTGGATGAAGGGGTGGATGCAGACCTGGAGCGTGCACATGCGCCGGCCCTGGCGGCTGTGGTGGGAAGCGGGTGCGAAGGGGTTTTTGACACTGAACGCCGTCGTCGGCGGCAATGTGCTAACGGCGCTGGCCTTTCCTGTTCTCGTCGTCAATGTGGCGTTCGATGCGATGGCCCGTTTTGGCATGACCGACTGGTTTGCTGCGAACCCGGTCACACCGCTGCATTGGACCACGATCGCCGCCGGTTTCGTCTCGACGATCGTGGTCGCTCTGATGGGCCTGGCGCGGCGCGGGCAGTTGCGGCAGGGCTGGATCCTGGCGCTGACGCCGGTCTATTGGGCCTGTCTTTCGATCGCGGCGTGGCGCGCACTGTATCAACTGCTGAGCGAACCATACCGATGGGAGAAGACCGAGCACGGCCTTTCCTCGCAAATCCGATCGAACGCCGCTTCGCAAACGCCCGCCTCCCGCGCCATGGCCACGCCACGGCGGCAGCGCTACAGATAG
- a CDS encoding transporter substrate-binding domain-containing protein gives MQPQITVSSNERLFRRRATTLGCVLVAGWMLVLGAAIDDARAETAAKTAIVAPQAVPGFWDPRHRPDRPDLSRLTVIRFLTETDYPPFNFTGPDGNPAGFNVDLARALCEEIKVTCTIQMRRFETLVDALTSNRGDAIIASLAVTPELRKRVDFTDPYYRTPARFVSRRDAVMAEVRPEYLEGKKVGVIAGSAHEAYLKAFFTDAELHTYPNAETLRQALRRGEVDFIFGDAISLAFWINGTDSEGCCAFSGGPFVESRYFGEGVGIAVKKGNDVLRQALNWALFRVWEKGRYTDLWLRYFSVSPF, from the coding sequence ATGCAACCACAGATTACCGTTTCCTCCAACGAAAGATTGTTCCGCCGCCGCGCGACCACGCTGGGTTGTGTGCTGGTCGCCGGCTGGATGCTGGTTTTGGGAGCAGCGATCGACGATGCGCGCGCGGAGACCGCAGCGAAGACCGCCATCGTCGCGCCGCAGGCGGTACCGGGCTTCTGGGATCCGCGCCACCGCCCGGACCGCCCCGATCTGTCACGCCTCACCGTAATCCGCTTTCTGACCGAGACCGACTATCCACCGTTCAACTTCACCGGTCCCGACGGCAATCCGGCCGGCTTCAATGTCGATCTGGCGCGCGCCCTGTGCGAGGAGATCAAGGTCACCTGCACGATTCAGATGCGACGCTTCGAGACGCTGGTGGACGCGCTCACCAGCAACCGCGGCGATGCCATCATCGCCTCGCTCGCGGTCACGCCGGAGCTACGCAAGCGGGTGGACTTCACCGATCCGTACTATCGAACGCCGGCGCGATTCGTGTCGCGGCGCGACGCCGTGATGGCCGAGGTGCGCCCGGAATATCTCGAGGGCAAGAAGGTCGGCGTCATCGCGGGGTCGGCGCACGAGGCCTATCTCAAAGCTTTCTTCACCGACGCCGAACTGCACACGTATCCAAACGCCGAGACGCTGCGGCAGGCGCTGCGGCGGGGCGAGGTCGACTTCATTTTTGGCGACGCCATTTCATTGGCGTTCTGGATCAACGGCACCGATTCGGAAGGTTGCTGCGCGTTCAGCGGCGGCCCCTTTGTCGAGAGCCGCTATTTCGGCGAAGGCGTCGGCATCGCGGTGAAAAAGGGCAATGACGTGCTGCGCCAGGCGCTGAACTGGGCGCTGTTCCGAGTTTGGGAAAAAGGCCGCTATACCGACCTGTGGCTGCGCTATTTTTCCGTCAGTCCGTTTTAG
- a CDS encoding lysine--tRNA ligase has product MSDMMSASDLRALAEQSNAWPFEQARQIVARLKKRPKDEVLFETGYGPSGLPHIGTFGEVARTTMVRHAFRALTEDRIKTRLLAFSDDMDGLRKVPDNVPNKELLAQDLGKPLTRVRDPFGTHPSFGEHNNARLRAFLDTFGFDYEFASSTAYYTSGRFDATLLKVLENIDKVMAIMLPSLREERAASYSPFLPICPRTGVVLQVPISAHDACAGTISYDDPETGERVTVPVTGGHCKLQWKPDWAMRWAALGVDYEMAGKDLIDSVKLSGKICSALGGTPPEGFNYELFLDDRGQKISKSKGNGITIDEWLRYASPESLSLFMYREPKAAKRLHFDVIPRNVDDYQQFLDGYPRQDARQQLANPVWHIHAGRPPAADMPVTFQLLLTLVSSSNAENAETLWGFIGRYRPGVTPQTHPKLDALVGYAVNYYRDFVAPTKQFREPTGSERAALQDLRDVLSQLPADASAEDIQNAVYEIGRREPFLNHKKLAKDGRPGVSLDWFNMLYQVLLGQEKGPRFGSFVAVYGVQNAVAMIDGALARAG; this is encoded by the coding sequence ATGTCGGACATGATGTCAGCGAGCGATCTGCGCGCGCTCGCCGAGCAATCCAATGCGTGGCCGTTCGAGCAGGCAAGGCAGATCGTCGCGCGCCTGAAGAAGCGGCCGAAGGACGAGGTGCTGTTCGAGACCGGCTACGGCCCCTCCGGGCTGCCGCATATCGGCACCTTCGGCGAGGTCGCGCGCACCACCATGGTGCGCCACGCCTTCCGCGCGCTGACCGAAGACAGGATCAAAACACGGCTGCTGGCGTTTTCCGACGATATGGACGGCTTGCGCAAGGTGCCGGACAACGTGCCCAACAAGGAGCTGCTGGCGCAGGATCTCGGCAAGCCGCTGACGCGGGTGCGCGATCCCTTCGGCACCCATCCGAGCTTCGGCGAGCACAACAACGCCCGGCTGCGCGCCTTCCTCGACACCTTCGGTTTCGACTACGAGTTCGCAAGCTCGACGGCCTACTACACTTCGGGCCGCTTCGACGCCACGCTTCTAAAGGTGCTGGAAAACATCGACAAGGTGATGGCGATCATGCTGCCGTCCTTGCGCGAGGAGCGCGCGGCGAGTTATTCGCCGTTCCTGCCCATCTGTCCGCGCACCGGCGTGGTGCTGCAGGTGCCTATATCAGCGCATGACGCGTGCGCCGGCACGATCTCTTACGACGACCCCGAAACCGGGGAGCGGGTTACGGTCCCCGTCACCGGGGGACATTGCAAGCTGCAGTGGAAGCCGGACTGGGCGATGCGCTGGGCCGCGCTCGGCGTCGACTATGAGATGGCCGGCAAGGACCTGATCGATTCGGTCAAGCTGTCGGGCAAAATCTGTTCCGCGCTCGGCGGCACGCCGCCGGAGGGGTTCAACTACGAACTGTTTCTCGATGACAGGGGCCAGAAGATTTCCAAGTCGAAGGGCAACGGGATCACCATCGACGAGTGGCTGCGCTATGCCTCGCCGGAATCGCTGTCGCTGTTCATGTATCGTGAACCGAAGGCGGCGAAGCGGCTGCATTTCGACGTGATCCCGCGCAACGTCGACGACTACCAGCAGTTCCTCGATGGCTATCCGCGTCAGGACGCCAGGCAGCAGCTCGCCAACCCGGTCTGGCACATTCATGCCGGCCGTCCGCCTGCGGCCGACATGCCGGTCACGTTCCAGTTGCTGCTGACGCTGGTGTCGTCGTCGAACGCGGAGAATGCCGAAACCCTGTGGGGCTTCATCGGCCGCTACCGGCCCGGCGTCACGCCGCAGACCCATCCGAAGCTCGATGCGCTGGTCGGCTATGCCGTCAACTATTACCGCGACTTCGTGGCGCCGACGAAACAGTTCCGCGAGCCGACCGGGAGCGAGCGCGCCGCGCTGCAAGACTTGCGCGATGTGCTGTCGCAACTGCCCGCAGACGCCTCGGCCGAAGACATTCAGAACGCGGTCTATGAGATCGGCCGCCGCGAACCCTTCCTCAACCACAAGAAGCTCGCCAAGGACGGCCGTCCCGGCGTCTCGCTCGACTGGTTCAACATGCTCTATCAGGTGCTGCTCGGTCAGGAGAAGGGACCGCGCTTCGGCTCGTTCGTCGCGGTCTATGGCGTGCAGAACGCCGTTGCGATGATCGACGGCGCGCTGGCGCGAGCGGGGTAA
- a CDS encoding L,D-transpeptidase → MLTRAAAALAATIGASLLGIVSAEARPDVVSYRSDYSPGTIVVKTKERRLYLIVDSDRAIRYPVGVGRAGKQWAGATHIEGKYREPAWAPPAEVKRDNPRIPDVIAGGSPANPMGVAAMTLSGGGQYAIHGTNRPQTVGHFVSYGCIRMYNDDIDDLYRRVSIGTPVVVTQR, encoded by the coding sequence ATGTTGACGAGGGCTGCGGCGGCATTGGCCGCCACGATCGGAGCGAGCCTGCTCGGTATCGTATCGGCCGAGGCGCGGCCGGATGTGGTGAGCTATCGCAGCGACTATTCGCCGGGAACGATCGTGGTGAAGACGAAGGAGCGCCGGCTTTACCTGATCGTCGATTCCGATCGTGCGATCCGCTATCCCGTCGGCGTCGGCAGGGCCGGCAAGCAATGGGCGGGCGCCACGCACATCGAGGGCAAGTATCGCGAGCCCGCATGGGCGCCGCCGGCGGAGGTGAAGCGCGATAATCCGCGGATTCCGGATGTGATCGCCGGTGGCTCGCCGGCGAATCCGATGGGCGTCGCGGCGATGACGCTGTCCGGCGGCGGACAATACGCCATTCACGGCACCAACCGGCCGCAGACGGTCGGTCATTTCGTGTCATACGGCTGCATCCGCATGTACAACGACGACATCGACGACCTCTATCGGCGCGTCTCGATCGGAACGCCGGTGGTGGTGACGCAGCGGTAG
- a CDS encoding thermonuclease family protein: MYPYTRINASSGPRWRSRLSPVLPWIFILGVVAGTMLPVRDWVHWPAAVVNQTPLPSGTDVRAIWARAANSGVRHPVDVVRTIDGDTFEALVHLWPGLDMTTRVRLRGIDAAEMKASCPEELRLAKAASERLRDLLGEGTVTIYNIGPDKYHGRIVADAATARTPDVSAAMLASGHARSYHGGHRGSWCNSASR; encoded by the coding sequence ATGTACCCATATACCAGAATAAATGCATCGTCAGGGCCGCGCTGGCGCAGCCGATTGTCGCCGGTTCTGCCCTGGATCTTCATTCTGGGGGTGGTGGCGGGCACCATGCTGCCGGTCCGGGACTGGGTGCATTGGCCGGCGGCGGTCGTTAACCAAACGCCGCTGCCGTCCGGGACCGACGTGCGCGCGATCTGGGCCCGCGCCGCCAATTCGGGGGTGCGGCACCCGGTCGATGTGGTCAGGACGATCGACGGCGATACCTTCGAGGCGTTGGTTCATCTGTGGCCCGGTCTCGACATGACGACGCGGGTACGGCTGCGCGGCATCGACGCGGCGGAAATGAAGGCCTCGTGTCCCGAGGAACTGCGGCTGGCGAAAGCCGCGAGCGAGCGGCTGCGCGATCTGCTCGGCGAGGGCACCGTCACGATCTACAATATAGGCCCCGACAAATATCACGGGCGCATCGTCGCCGATGCCGCCACGGCGCGAACGCCCGACGTCTCGGCGGCGATGCTGGCGAGTGGTCATGCCCGCAGCTACCACGGCGGGCATCGTGGAAGCTGGTGCAACAGCGCGAGCCGGTGA
- a CDS encoding DUF1674 domain-containing protein, which yields MADNPSVLPRTGPADARKRLPPAARRALAEAEARRAAAQTDVSAGPKEVQGPKGPEPTRFGDWERNGIASDF from the coding sequence ATGGCGGACAACCCCTCCGTATTGCCGCGGACCGGTCCGGCCGATGCGCGCAAGCGGCTTCCGCCGGCGGCGCGGCGAGCGCTTGCCGAGGCCGAGGCCCGCCGCGCCGCCGCGCAAACTGATGTCTCTGCCGGACCAAAAGAGGTTCAGGGGCCGAAGGGCCCCGAACCGACGCGGTTCGGCGACTGGGAGCGCAACGGGATTGCATCAGACTTTTAG
- a CDS encoding RsmB/NOP family class I SAM-dependent RNA methyltransferase: protein MPSTRFAPPVEVPGLAARRIAADILDGVLHKHRTLDEQLEGAAAHPGLKALADRDRALMRRLVATILRRLGTLGHVLSRLLDRGIPTDAPRAQSALLIGAAQILWMDVPDHAAVDLSVRLVQSDRRAAKYAGLVNAVLRRCAREGQPLIDEVRSEALDIPSWLMTRWTVNYGESTAKAIATAIGHEPSLDLTVKADAEQWATRLHGEILPTGTVRTSLQGPVTMLPGFSEGRWWVQDAAAALPARLFGDLKGRRVADLCAAPGGKTAQLAQAGADVTAVDRSPNRVARLRENLGRLSLGARAVVADAVEWQDDDAGDGFDGVLVDAPCSATGTIRRHPDVAWLKQDSDIAALTALQKRLLQKAFALLKPGGTLVYCTCSLEPEEGEHVVGALLASEAGVRRVPVSAAEVAGLEDIVTPAGDLRTLPCHLPHDDPRMGGLDGFYAARLTKS from the coding sequence ATGCCGTCAACCAGATTCGCACCGCCTGTCGAGGTCCCCGGCCTCGCGGCCCGGCGCATCGCAGCGGATATCCTCGACGGCGTCCTGCATAAGCACCGCACGCTCGACGAACAGCTCGAGGGCGCCGCCGCGCATCCCGGCCTGAAAGCGCTCGCCGATCGTGACCGCGCCTTGATGCGGCGGCTGGTTGCGACGATCCTGCGCCGGCTCGGAACCCTCGGCCATGTGCTGTCGCGGCTGCTCGATCGCGGCATTCCGACCGATGCGCCGCGCGCGCAGAGCGCGCTTTTGATCGGCGCGGCGCAGATTCTCTGGATGGACGTGCCGGATCATGCGGCCGTCGATCTGTCGGTGCGGCTCGTGCAATCCGACCGCCGCGCGGCGAAATATGCGGGACTTGTCAACGCGGTGCTGCGCCGCTGCGCGCGCGAAGGCCAGCCCCTGATCGACGAGGTTCGATCGGAGGCGCTCGATATTCCGTCGTGGCTGATGACGCGGTGGACCGTGAACTACGGCGAAAGCACTGCGAAAGCCATTGCCACGGCGATCGGCCACGAACCGTCCCTCGATCTCACCGTCAAGGCGGACGCGGAGCAGTGGGCGACGCGGCTGCACGGCGAGATTCTGCCGACCGGGACCGTTCGCACCTCGTTGCAGGGCCCGGTGACAATGCTGCCGGGATTTTCCGAAGGACGGTGGTGGGTGCAGGACGCCGCCGCCGCGCTGCCGGCGCGGCTGTTCGGCGATCTCAAAGGACGGCGCGTCGCCGATCTCTGCGCGGCACCGGGCGGCAAGACCGCGCAGCTCGCGCAGGCCGGCGCGGACGTGACCGCGGTCGACCGGTCGCCAAATCGGGTGGCGCGGCTGCGCGAAAATCTCGGCCGGCTGTCGCTGGGCGCGCGAGCGGTCGTCGCCGACGCCGTCGAATGGCAGGACGACGATGCCGGCGACGGCTTCGATGGCGTGCTGGTCGACGCGCCCTGCTCCGCGACCGGCACCATCCGCCGTCATCCGGACGTGGCCTGGCTCAAGCAGGATTCGGATATCGCGGCGCTGACGGCCCTGCAAAAGCGGCTGCTGCAAAAAGCGTTCGCGCTGCTCAAGCCCGGCGGAACGCTGGTCTATTGCACCTGCTCGCTGGAACCCGAGGAGGGCGAGCACGTCGTCGGCGCGCTGCTCGCATCTGAGGCAGGCGTGCGGCGCGTGCCGGTTAGCGCCGCGGAAGTGGCCGGACTGGAGGATATCGTGACACCGGCGGGCGATTTGCGCACCCTGCCCTGCCATCTGCCGCACGATGACCCCAGGATGGGCGGGCTCGACGGCTTCTACGCGGCACGATTGACTAAATCCTGA